In the Silene latifolia isolate original U9 population chromosome 1, ASM4854445v1, whole genome shotgun sequence genome, AAGTATGTCACACAATATCTTATATTGAGACGGTATCAAGTGAGGCATACTCTATAAGCATATATTATCAAATCCTCACCACTCGAGTTAACCGTTACCATCACACGTGAGTCGTCTTCAAAAAACACAGGCACGCATAATTAACACAATTACGAGTTACTCAAAATAAAAATTAACCTTCGTTGCAAGTATAAACAAAGCTGAAAAATAATGGAAGGCATTGAATTGAAAAAATAAATACTGTAATAGAGAGTACCTTTCAGCAATGGCTAAAAGAAGCTTAGGTTTCAAGTGACGGTCTATAAATTCTTGAATTTTTGGACCTTTTCCCATCTACGCTTATCCATCAATGCAATTCCTATTCATTTAACCGGAATTGTAAATGAGAAAGGCAGAAAATTGAAAAATAAATTGAAATGCAAATATGTAATATTAAACCATACCTCGCTAATATTTAGGTTAATTCAACGCGGTGGCTGTCGGCAGCGGCAATACGGTGGAAGACGGAGGCGAGCGGAGAGAAAGAGAGAGGTTAGTTGAGTTGAGGGTTTTGGCGGTCAGTTTGACGATTCGCAAATTGGCTTCGTTTCCTAACGGGCAAGTGTTTGGGTATAGGGGCGATGTATTCGTGATTATGGGtgttcgcagtacacattttactcattgtAGTACACAATTGAAATTTTTACCCCTTTCATTTCCCTTCTCTAATTTCTTTTTGATGTATCCTCTCTAATTTCAATCACTCATTCCCCTCTATTAAGCTGGTATGTCAGACCTTTTATTTTCGATTTGTTAGTCCCCCCACCCCAAGCACATTCTATCGGTATTATCCTTAAGAACTTGTTTAGTCAAGTAGACCCACCCAAGGCAAAGGAATCATGTGGTGATTTGTAGTCTGATTATGGTTCAACTAATTGTCTGCAGGTCTGTGAAGGGATTCGAGAGTTGCTTGAGCTGCCGTTGGATTGACTCTTTTCGGGAATTGTGCAAGCTTTGTCCTGCTGCTCGTGATGAGACAACTTGTGCAAGGTTAATTATGTGTTTTCGTCTTTGCTAGGAATGTGAAAATACAAATTACTGATGAATGGATGATTCATGATTGTTGACTACCAAGTGATTATTGCCTGGGCAAGGAGTTGAGTTGATGGTAACGGTTAACTCGAGTGGTGAGGATTTGATAATATATGCTTATAGAGTATGCCTCACTTGATACCGTCTCGATATAAGATATTGTGTCATTTTCCTAGGGCCTGAATCATCAGATGATTCATCTGATCATTGCTTCCTACACTTGATGTTCCACCACTGCTTCACCACCGCTTGCTTGATGGTGTGGATGGTGGTGTAGGAGCATTCTCATTTTCTAACTTGTGGTACGTATAGTAGGGTTTTCAAATGTGAAAGTCCTTTGACTTTCTTCATTTGATGTCTTTCCTTTTCCCAATTCCATTCACTTTCCTCATTGAAAATGACATTTCTGCTAATTATCACTTTGCGATTCACTGGATCATACAACCTATAGGCTTTGGATTGGGTTGCATATCCAATAAAAATGCACTTAACCGATTTTTCATCAAGTTTGGTTCTTAGATTAAGCAGCGAATAAACTATGCAGCCAAATTTTTTGAGATGACTTACCCCAAGCCTTCTTCCTCtccatgcctcataaggagtttGATTTTGGACAAATTTGTACTAAGCATGCTATGTAAATATGCAATACTCGTCTACTCCCTCCTTTTTGTTTGTAGTTTCCACAATTATCTTGTTTGTTCAAACGTTGTCGACTTTCACCGATTTATTTTACGATATGCTCTGTGATATAAAAATATTTGTTTTACTTTTTTAATAAACTAAAGATGTCAAATTTTACATCTATATCATTACCGTATATTAGGAGAAATTAGTGGTGAAAGTTGTCAACTAAAGACATTGTTATTTGTCTCTTTAACTTACTTGCACCATAGCTCAGATTTGAAAAGGAACATTCAGAATTTGGAGAAGAATAGTAGCAATACATGACACAAGtaaacaagaatgaatgacattgatcacaaaaaaaaaaaaagaaaaaaaaaactgcttTGACGAAGTGAGAATTATTTGATTTATTGTTACCTGATATCccaaaattgattaattagaaaCTTTGAAATGAAACCAACAATTTAAGTTAGCAGCAATATCCACAGCAGCCCTGTGATTCAAAATGGAAAAACTTTATCACTAACCAAATTTTTAGACAACAAAATATCACTAAATAAAATGAAAGGGAATTGAAATGCAGTAAATCAATAGCCTGTTTATAATGACTTCTAAACGAAAGGGAATTTAAATGCTAATTGTAAAATGTTATTCGTTATGATCTCGTAAAATACTTTACGTCATTTCTACAATTTAAAAATCAACTAGAGCTGCTACTAATGTCGGAAATAATTTACTCTAGAAGCAAAATGAGAAGGAATCCCAACCATCAACGATTTTAATAATCTACAAAATAGCATGAAAAAGATATGCATACCCAATCTAAACTACGCCTTATGAACCTTGCTAAAATATGAGAGCAGGCCAGAGCAAAAATAAAACATCATACATGGAATATTAAGGTTAAAAGTGGCCGATAAAGAACTAGTTTGAGCAAATATAATCACTATTTATCTTCCTCCTGAATCCCCTATGTTTAAGCCTCTCCTTGCTTCTCCTGAATTTTTTGAGTACTAGTTCTACATCCTTTTGTGGTGTCTACTTGAATAATTTTATAGTTTTAGTAGTCGTGAACCGTTGATGACCTCAGTTGTATGTATTATCTTCCTTCTGAACTTCCTCTGTTTTTCAGTACCGTTAATCAATGAACCACCTACATCTAACAATAAATCGAGAAAGCAATGACGTACAATTGATCAAACTGACCTCCAAATTACCTAGGGATGCAGGAAGAATCATTGTTGTTAAATTTTTTAGGTTAAATACATTATTTGACCGTGGAACATTAGCTAAATTTAAACTCTTACCCTTGGAGAGTCAGCACTAACCCTAAAGGCTAGAGCACCGATTTTACCATTTATAAGCCATGAAGTTCTAATATGTTCATGCTCCTTACCGCATATGACTAAGCTATATTAGAAACTATAGTTCGTACTCAAACTCAAACTATCCCGTAGACGTGATGAACTAACTCAAAGCATCTCAAACTAAGCATACGTAAGACAATAGTCCTCTTATATGACAACGATTTTTTCATGTTTTTGTGACTACTGATAGTTAAATAGTGATCACTTTTTATAACTAAAAAATGACCATTCTCAAAGTAGTCACTATTTAACAAAGAGTGATCATTTTTCACTAATTGCATCGTACCACCGTCACACAAGAGAATTTGTGTATGTAAAACATTTATTACCAAATAGCTAGCCTTACATCTCCAAACTCAATACTGGCATTGTTCCCAAAATTTAATTTAATAGCCAACATTCAAAATTACAATCACTGACATGTCAAAATAATACGGAGACGTCAAACAATGAGGGGTTCATTCTAATAAGCTCATCCCCGTCAACGCTTTCTCTAATGATCATTAAAGAAATTTTGGAAATAAACAGATACAGTAGAAAACAACTTCATGACAATAATAGTCCGTATATAACTACTGGAGTCAAAAGATATAATTATTGGGTGCTTGATCGTCCTTTGAAAACTCTCGGATTTTTGGTTTAAAACAAAGATTTGGTGGTAATAATCGTATTACAACCAAAGTTTATTTAGTCATTTTGTCTAGTTGGCTAGTGAACATGACAGAAATTGTGAAATATGACTGATAATCCATACTTTTAGATTTGATAatatatgcatcaaattaataaGAAAACAAATATGAATACGGCAGTCGTTGGCCATTTACATTCTCTGAGCACGGGATATCCAAAATCCCATGATGCACATACCACAAATGCTAAAATTATGATACTCAATTGCATCAGAGGCGGCATGGATTCAAATTGGAGTTGTTAATTTGAGTTTCGTTTTTAATTATGTTCCGAAAGCCATATTTCTGTGTTTGATTTCTTTGATCTTTCTTCGTCAATGCATACAAATATGTTcaaatacatttttttttaaatccaTCCAATTATTTATGAGTATGGAGTACTAATTATTGATTTGCTTGAAGAAAACGTCGTCCATGCCGCCTCTGATGCAATTgagtatcataaagataagtgagcAACCTAGGTAGAAGTCTACAGGAATTAGACTACGAGTAAAGGACAGAAGTAATTCAGTGTTTAACTTGTAGAAGTAAACGAGTTGATTTCGTTTTCAATTCCCACCTTGTTCAATCATACATATATACAAACACTATCCATCTCATAATCTGCTTGTTTTCACTTTTCACACAATCTGCTTGTTTTCTTCGGTAAATGTAACTAATTCAAACAATCAATATCCAAATTACCACAAATCaaccaaaccctaattttcgaaATTACCCCCAAATCAAACAATCAATATCCAAATTGAAAACCCCAGTTTGATGTAACGACAAgtcgacaacaacaacaataataataaataatatcgaTTGATTTTCAGAAATTAAACATAGATTGATTAATTAAACCTAGATTGATAAATTAGGGAAAGGTGAAAATTACCTGTTCACTTGTTCAGTGAGCAGAACAGCAGAAGTCGTCGGCAAGAAAGGTTGACAGCGACCAAGAAATAACGGCGGCCGCCGGCCGGAGGAGGCGAGGCTGACTGGCGAAGTGGGGAGTGGCGATTGCGGAGGAGTAAAGCAGAACTGAGGAAGTCGTGATATGAATATATGATTCTTATGAAATGAGATTTTGTTTTCAAAATATAATATTTGGTGTGTCCGTAAGACACGGGCCGTGTCCAATTTAGTTGGGCCGTGTAAAcgcttttttttaaaaaaaaagggcaGTTTTTTAGCGTGTCAAAACGTTTGGCGCGTGTCTACGCGTGTCCGACAGCGATTAATCCGACGAAACGCCCAATTTTAGGCGTGTCCGTGCAACCTGAGTGCGACCATATTCGAGCATACTTCTTTACGTAGACTTGACAAAATTTATCGACCGATATTCGAGCATAGAGTCTTATTGGACCCGCAACTAGATTTAACTCAAACGATTCGAATATTTATAGGCTCgggaagtggcaaataagcccATCGTTTGATGTATGTGCAAATTAGCCCCACAACTTTCAACGGGTGAAAATTAGCCCCATAAGTTATACATGATGTGCAATTAAGCCCAAATACAAATTTTCAGGCCATTTTCTCACCGGAAAAAATTAACATGCCACCGGAAAGATGATTAGGATTGagttaaataattaaaaaataaaaataacaatttTAATTAAGAAAAACCCACTTAATACAACTACCTATTGCTGCTCAACTCGATCTCTCTCATATTCAACTTGCTCCTGCCTAATTAATTATTCTGTTCTCTTATTTGTATAATCGAGACCAAACTACGAAATTTCATATACATGTAATTCTATCCTATCATCTCTCACATTAAAACTTGTATTCTCTTGACATTATTTTCATCTTCACAAATTTGCTTTGGAAACTTGTTTTCATGCTAAAGTTGCTTACTACTGTCATTTTTATATGGAGCATTCAAGCTACTTAGAGTCAACAGGGTTACGATAGTCAAATTTTGTTACAATCTTTGTACTACAATCGAGTTCTTAGCATTTACGGCAATTTTTCTTAATTAAAATtgttattttcatttttaattattTAACTCAATCCTAATCATCTTTCCTAGGTGGCATGTTAATTTTTATTCCGGTGAGAAAATGGCACGAAAATTTGTATTTGGGCTTAATTGCACATCATGTATAACttatggggctaatttgcacCCGTTGAAAGTTGTGGGGTAATTTGCATAATGTCAAAAACGTATGTTATTATTTGCCACTTCCCCGTTTATAGGCTTATAGGCTGAGACTCTAACTAATTTAATAAGAACATCCCAAAAAATGAACCAACCCAAAACGACCAATTCAACCAAATTTAATTCAAACTCGTATAATTACGAAATAATCTAACTCAAACCGACCTAACTGCACCCGATCCAATTGATCCATTTGTCGTTTTCTATCTTAAAAGGGTCTTACAAAGTACAACAGCAGCAGAAGTGAAGACTGTTCAGAGTGGTGTGACTTGTGAGTGTGACTCGCAAGTTTCTTAAGACTTGAGCTTAAACATGAATCAAGCAATCCCCAAAACCTTGTCTTATTTTAAACCAACTTTTATCCCAAAAAAATCCCCCAAAAAATCCCCAAATTGCATCATTttaaagagaaaaaaatcaaggGAGATACTCAATTTTAGACTAAATGTAATTAAATTTGACTACTTTAATCTTATCCAtctcaatttaaaaaaaaaccctTCAAAACATTTATTACAAAtttgtttgtgtttttgttttcagGTAATTCAGATATCAGCATAATTTTGCAAGCATTCAAAGTTTGCATCTTTCCCAAGTTTTCATCTTTCTGGTAAATGTTTCTGGTTTTTCTCTGAAATCAGTCAACTTTTCAGTTTTTTTGATGTTGTTTTGTAGATTTCTGCTGTTTATTTTGTTCCTTAATTAAAGATTATGCAGAAGATTGCAGCTTTTTTTAGTTTTTGGGTATGATCCTGTGAAATGATGCATTAATTTCTGCTGTTTTTCGGTGTCAAATGAGGCGCAAGGGAGTATATATATGGGGTTGGGGAATTCGGACTTAGCTACTAGGCTAGGACCTTTCAGATTTCtgctgtcttttttttttttttgtaaagagTGCATTTTTTTATGTGCAATCAGTCAACTTTTCAGTGTTTTCTGATGTTTAGTACGAGTAGATTTCTGCCATTAATTTGATTCTTTATTTAATGATTAAGCAAAAAGATTGCAGCTTTTTTTAGTTTGTGGGTGTAATTCTGTGAAATGATGCATTAATTTCTGCTGTTTTTCGGGTTCAAATAAGGTGCAAGGCCAGTATAAATATGGGGTTGGGGAATTCGGACGGGTGACACATTGTCATGATACCTCCGTCTTAAGTGAACTACTAGGCTAGGACTTCTTCTGCTTctgctgttttttttttccccTGTAAAGAGTACATTTTTGATGTGAAATCagtcaacttttcaatttttctGATGTTGTTGGGTAGATTTCTGCCTTTTATTGTGTTCTTTAATTAAAAATTAAGCAAAAGATTGCAGCTTTTTTTAGTTTTGGGTGTAATTGTGTGAATTGTGTTCTTTAGTTttgccgaccccaaatcattttgggattaaggttttgatgttgttgttgtgtaATTGTGTGAATGGTGTATTAATTTCTgccattttgttttgttttctggTGGCAAGATGTCTCTGTCTTAACCACTACGCTAGGACCTCTTCGGTttctgttttattttttttatttttttttttttgtaaagaaCACATTTATATGTTTCTCGGATAATCTGTGTATATGTGGAGGAAAATGAAATCCCATCTTTGaattttgtttatttttaatGTAGCAAAAGATGATTGAATGAACAAGTGAATAATAGAGTGAAGATTAAGGTTTATATTGATTTGGGTTAATCAATTGTGTTGTGtactccgtctcaatcatttgtttacctctaATTTAAATAACCCATGTGCCACACCAAACAAATGATCGAGACAAAGGGAATATTATTCATGTGTTTCAACTTTATATGCGGTGAAATTTCACAGTGAAATGTTGCCACTTTAAATTGGGATTAGACTAATCCTCATTTAGTTTTGATGGGGTTTGAGATTAACTTAGTTGGAGAGATCTTTTGAAAATGGAAGGGAATTAGTTCATTAACATGGGATTcagtttttattattttgttttttggAAAAATTCTGTCTTGATCTATAGTTCTCTATAGACTAGTCTTAGTTTATGGAAATTGGTTGGACGCTGTCCTTTGTGGGTTGTGCCCATCTCATTTCAGACACACAATTCATACTCCACAAGACAACAAATAGGTTGACTGAATCGTGATAGAGGGTTGTGCCCATCTCATTTTCCGATATGTGAGTCGTTCCCTGTCCCTTTTTCATTGTCCAGTTTTCGTGGCATGAATGTCCATGAAAACTGTATTTCGTATAATTACTCCTGCGTTAACAGTACATTGATGATATCATTGAATGGTTCTCTATCCCTTTTTCCTTGTCCAGTTTTCGTATACATTGAGATTATCATTGAATGCTCACTGCTTTATAAAGAGAAGCACTATCAGTTTACTGAATTATTTTTCGTGTTAGTCAGTCATAATCCAGAGGCAACGCCCTTTAATAGTGTAGTACTGTACAACATAACAAATGGGGGTGGGGCTATTAGGAGAACAACATAAAAGTAGGGATTAGGTATAATTTTGCTCTTGTAACGCCCTTTAATAATGTGTGTTGTTTATTGCCAGAAAAAGATGGCACCGTTTCATCCATTTACTGATCCTTGTAAAGAAGCTTTAAGACATGGAATGGCCCTTGATCCTAGCAATACTAGGATTCAGTGTTGCTATTGTGGCAAAGTGGTGCCTAGTGTGAACCGCCTTCAGCAGCATTTAGGCGGGATTAGAGGGAACACTGTTGAATGTCCAGATGTTCCTGAAGATGTGAAGGATTACTTTAGAAACAGCTTGCTAGTGGCTAAAGTAGCTCGTTTAGTGAAGGAAGTAGGTGACTTTAACCAGCCTAGTCCTTCTTCGAAAAGAAGATGCACCTCTAATGGCAATATTTCGGAAGCATGCTCTGGCTCTTCTTCGAAAAGATTTACCTCTAATGGCAGTGTTCTGGAAGCATGCTCTAGTAGTAAAGAAGGGATAAATTTCGCCTTTAATGAGCGCAAAAGATGTATTGGTCGGTTTTTCTTTGAGAATGCAATTGACTTTTCTGCTGTAACGTCTCCAAGCTTTCAAAGCATGTTAGGAATTTTCCCAAGAAATGGCGAGGGTTTACATTGTATCCCTAGCATTACTGAGCTAAGCGGGTGGATTCTTGAGGATGAGTTAAAAGACATAGAAAACTATGTGAACCAGGTTAAACTTTCCTGGGCTCAGACGGGATGTAGTATTTTGCTGGATGGATGGACAGATCAATCCGGGAGAAATTTGATTAATGTCGTTGTCGATTGTCCTGCAGGCCCCATCTACCACTGCTCAGCCGATGTTTCACCTTCAAAGGGTGCTAACGCATTGCAGCTATTTCTCGAATCTGTTTTGCAGGAAGTGGGCGTCCAAAATGTAATGCAGATTGTCGCTCACACCTGGTCGGACAGCTTGGAGGCTCTCAGTAAACAACTCATTGATAAGTACAGAACACTTTTTTGGTCTGTTAGTGGGACCCACTGCATATCACTTATCCTAGATAAGATTGCCGGGTGTAATCAAATTAAGACCACGTTGGCGAAAGCAAAGACCATCACACAGTTCATTTACAGCCGCTCCACAGTATTGAAGTTGTTGAGAAGGCATATTGGAACTCATGATCTAGTTAAACCGTCTAAGATAAAAGCCGCCACTCCCTTCTTGACATTAGAGAACTTTCTGGTGGAACGGGATAACTTAGAGTATATGTTTACTTCTTCCGAGTGGTTGGCCTCTCATTGGGCTTCGAGTAATGAGGGCAAAATAATCACTCGCTTGATCGGTGATAGCTCCTTTTGGGATGAGATCGTCATTGCTGTGAAAGCATCCATTCCATTAGTAAAAGCTTTATCTTTGATTAATGGAGACGGTGGTCCTCATACAGGTTTCATATACGAAACAATGGATCAAATCAAAGAAACAATCAGCGaggagtttggagggaagaaatCGCGGTATAACCAATATTGGGCTATAATTGACGAAATATGGAATCCTATTCTTCATAGCCCTCTCCATGCCGCTGGTTACTTTCTTAATCCAAGGCTTTATTACACTGAAGATTTTTATACTGATGGCGAAGTTGCCAGTGGCTTGCTAATTACCATTGTTAAAATGGTTGATGATCGACATGCTCAGGACATGGTCACGCAGCAGATTAAAAAGTATGGAAGTCGTGATGGCGACTTTCAATTGGGAATTAGCTCTAAAGATAGCATTTCTCCAGGTGTGTAATTATGAACTGTCATTCTCTGTCGACTTGTATTGTCGTTGCCTATTTTCAGATCTTTTACCCCTTCTCTTAACCATTTTGGACCGAGTTCAGAATCATCGAACTGTTTTTTTTTCTGCAGCTGCTTGGTGGTCCCGTTACGGATGTCACTGTCCTCAGCTACAGAAGGTTGCTATCAAAATCCTTAGCCAGACCTGTAATGGAGCTGAATCTTATGGACTAAGAAG is a window encoding:
- the LOC141592725 gene encoding uncharacterized protein LOC141592725, coding for MAPFHPFTDPCKEALRHGMALDPSNTRIQCCYCGKVVPSVNRLQQHLGGIRGNTVECPDVPEDVKDYFRNSLLVAKVARLVKEVGDFNQPSPSSKRRCTSNGNISEACSGSSSKRFTSNGSVLEACSSSKEGINFAFNERKRCIGRFFFENAIDFSAVTSPSFQSMLGIFPRNGEGLHCIPSITELSGWILEDELKDIENYVNQVKLSWAQTGCSILLDGWTDQSGRNLINVVVDCPAGPIYHCSADVSPSKGANALQLFLESVLQEVGVQNVMQIVAHTWSDSLEALSKQLIDKYRTLFWSVSGTHCISLILDKIAGCNQIKTTLAKAKTITQFIYSRSTVLKLLRRHIGTHDLVKPSKIKAATPFLTLENFLVERDNLEYMFTSSEWLASHWASSNEGKIITRLIGDSSFWDEIVIAVKASIPLVKALSLINGDGGPHTGFIYETMDQIKETISEEFGGKKSRYNQYWAIIDEIWNPILHSPLHAAGYFLNPRLYYTEDFYTDGEVASGLLITIVKMVDDRHAQDMVTQQIKKYGSRDGDFQLGISSKDSISPAAWWSRYGCHCPQLQKVAIKILSQTCNGAESYGLRRDLAEKLLSYTGKNAAEQQKLHNLTYLNYNLTLKQSKLGPKFDIVADQIDPTDEWINDGSYHAEPTGLENGSCTGLSNHVKLEKGGPSGIVPKVEPKRET